From the Deinococcus gobiensis I-0 genome, the window CTCGCCCACCTCGTCCCAGGGCAGCGTCTCGGCGGCGCGCTCCAGGGTGTCCTCCGGGCCCTTGCCCGCCAGCAGCACGGTGTCGCCGGGGGCCGCCTGCGCGATCACGTGGGCGATGGCCTCCCGGCGGTCGGGAATGGACGTGAAGTTGGCCCGGCCCGCCTCCCGCGCCCCGCGCTCCATCTCGGCCAGGATGTCGGCGATCGGCGTGTCGCGGCAGTCTTCCTCGGTGAGGACTGCGTGGTCGGCCAGGCGGGTCGCCACCTCGCCCAGCGGCGCGCGCTTGGAGGGATCGCGCCGCCCGCCCGCCGACCCGACGAGCACCCACAGCCGCCCCGGCGTGGTGGCCCGCAGCATGCCCAGGGCCTTTTCCAGGCTGGGCGGCGTGTGCGCGAAGTCCACGATCACGCGCGGGCCGCCGCCGGGTCCCGGCACGAGTTCCATGCGGCCCGGCACGCCCGCGAAACTCGCCAGCCCGGCCACGAGCGCCTCCGGGGCCGCGCCCAGCCGGTGCGCCGCCGCCATCGCCGCCAGGGCGTTCGCCACGTTGAAGCGCCCGATCATGGGCAGCCGGGCCCGGAACTCCCCGGCGGGCGAGGCCACGTCGAAGCTCAGGCCGCCCGGCCCCTCCTCGACCCCGGTCGCGCGCCAGTCGGCGTGCTGGTTCTCGGCGCTGTAGGTCGTCTCCTCGGGGGCCACGCCGCGCAGCTCGGCGGTCCAGGGGTCGTCCACGTTCAGGACGGCGAAGGGCGCGCGCTCGACCAGTTTCTTCTTGTCCGCGAAGTAGTTTTCCAGCGTGCCGTGAAAGTCCAGGTGCTCGCTGCTCAGGTGCGTCCACACGGCCACGTCCCAGTCCACGCCGCGCACGCGGTCCAGGGCCAGGGCGTGGCTGCTCGCCTCCAGCACGGCCGCGCCCGCGCCCACGCGCACCATCTCGGCCAGGGTGGCCTGCACCTCCG encodes:
- a CDS encoding UDP-N-acetylmuramoyl-L-alanyl-D-glutamate--2,6-diaminopimelate ligase; this translates as MRLPDLAAALSLPASDLPNVEVSGATHNADWVGPGSVFVAIRGARFDGHAFMDKARGAGAVAVLGEGLPDGMTAPLPYLRVPDARAALADAAAALAGHPSRALKVVGVTGTDGKTTTSWLARHLLRAAGIPTGLLSTVGYELPDGELRHFPAHFTTPEAPEVQATLAEMVRVGAGAAVLEASSHALALDRVRGVDWDVAVWTHLSSEHLDFHGTLENYFADKKKLVERAPFAVLNVDDPWTAELRGVAPEETTYSAENQHADWRATGVEEGPGGLSFDVASPAGEFRARLPMIGRFNVANALAAMAAAHRLGAAPEALVAGLASFAGVPGRMELVPGPGGGPRVIVDFAHTPPSLEKALGMLRATTPGRLWVLVGSAGGRRDPSKRAPLGEVATRLADHAVLTEEDCRDTPIADILAEMERGAREAGRANFTSIPDRREAIAHVIAQAAPGDTVLLAGKGPEDTLERAAETLPWDEVGEARAALQRR